One genomic segment of Alphaproteobacteria bacterium HT1-32 includes these proteins:
- a CDS encoding DUF2336 domain-containing protein, with amino-acid sequence MPDETAVKRSAMLTQADIQQLLSNPSAESRALVGGKVADVYDGRAMSERERQLADGILRVLAQDVELAVRKSLAEHLQSNPDVPHDVAKKLATDVIEVAEPVLTHSDVLTDVDLIDIIRTQPTAAQVAVAKRRTVPEPVSDALAATGVELVVATLVRNNGAEISERTFERVINDFGQSETVTSGMVSRQKLPPGVTRRLIDVVSDTLKMELISKHDVPEDVAEKIVLKSQEDTLKDLLGSTPAERNVEQLVKSLKERGRLNTKLVLRSLDVGDREFFEHALSELSGIAHQNAVRLITDRGTQGLLAIYRKARLPEDEYPSVRYQVDRLYNLRAGSTYAPTTAPGANMVGFEGDFFGGGGWVGDS; translated from the coding sequence ATGCCGGACGAAACGGCAGTAAAGCGGTCTGCAATGCTGACACAGGCGGATATTCAGCAATTGCTGAGCAACCCGTCTGCGGAAAGTCGCGCGCTGGTCGGTGGCAAGGTCGCCGATGTCTATGACGGACGTGCCATGTCCGAGCGGGAGCGTCAGCTGGCCGACGGTATCCTGCGGGTTCTGGCGCAGGATGTGGAACTGGCCGTGCGCAAGTCACTGGCCGAACATCTGCAATCAAACCCCGATGTCCCCCATGATGTTGCCAAGAAACTGGCAACCGATGTCATTGAAGTCGCCGAACCAGTCCTGACCCATTCCGATGTCCTGACCGATGTCGACCTGATCGATATCATCCGGACCCAGCCAACCGCCGCACAAGTAGCCGTTGCGAAACGCCGTACCGTGCCGGAGCCGGTTTCCGACGCACTGGCAGCCACGGGTGTCGAACTGGTGGTCGCGACACTGGTCCGCAATAACGGTGCTGAAATCTCCGAACGTACCTTTGAACGGGTCATCAACGACTTCGGCCAGTCAGAGACGGTAACATCCGGGATGGTGTCCCGTCAGAAACTGCCCCCCGGTGTCACCCGGCGGCTGATTGATGTGGTCAGCGACACGCTCAAGATGGAACTGATCAGCAAGCATGATGTTCCCGAAGATGTCGCTGAGAAGATCGTTCTGAAAAGCCAGGAAGACACCCTGAAAGACCTGCTGGGCAGCACCCCGGCAGAGCGTAATGTCGAACAGCTGGTGAAAAGCCTGAAAGAACGGGGGCGTCTGAACACAAAGCTGGTGCTCCGGTCACTGGATGTCGGCGACCGGGAATTCTTTGAACATGCGCTCTCGGAACTGTCGGGCATTGCCCATCAGAATGCCGTGCGGCTGATTACCGACCGGGGCACCCAGGGCCTGCTGGCGATCTATCGCAAGGCGCGGTTGCCGGAAGATGAATACCCTTCCGTGCGGTATCAGGTTGACCGTCTTTATAATCTGCGCGCCGGCTCAACTTACGCACCGACCACCGCCCCCGGTGCCAATATGGTCGGCTTTGAAGGTGACTTCTTTGGCGGTGGCGGCTGGGTCGGCGACAGCTGA
- a CDS encoding Asp/Glu racemase has product MSGAVDAPPVSLRNLPFQLDEGVASRAGIGLIVLASDQSMEREFADILALDGVTVFHSRILNDNEITPETLARMEQRLAPTADLLLPGVDLDVMAFGCTSASMVIGEDRVAERIREARPGIAVTTPITAAFAAFRALQCNRIGLLTPYRDDVNLHIREYVQARGFAVPVMASFNEPDDRKVARIRIEDVQRAAIELGRREDVDSVFISCTNVRAASVIGDIEAEIGKPVTSSNHAMAWHCLRLSGVADSLPGWGSLFERGLT; this is encoded by the coding sequence ATGTCCGGCGCTGTCGACGCTCCTCCTGTCAGCCTGCGGAATCTTCCGTTTCAGCTTGATGAAGGCGTGGCGTCGCGCGCCGGTATCGGTCTGATCGTGCTGGCTTCTGATCAGTCCATGGAACGGGAATTCGCTGATATTCTCGCACTGGATGGTGTGACGGTCTTTCACAGCCGTATCCTTAACGATAACGAAATTACGCCGGAAACACTGGCCCGGATGGAACAGCGGCTGGCACCGACGGCGGATCTGCTGCTGCCGGGTGTGGATCTGGATGTGATGGCCTTTGGCTGCACTTCGGCCTCGATGGTCATCGGCGAAGACCGGGTGGCAGAGCGCATCCGCGAAGCCCGCCCCGGCATCGCCGTCACCACGCCGATCACGGCGGCCTTTGCTGCTTTCCGGGCGCTTCAGTGCAACCGGATTGGCCTGCTGACCCCCTACCGGGATGACGTTAATCTGCATATCCGGGAGTATGTTCAGGCACGTGGGTTTGCAGTGCCGGTGATGGCGTCGTTTAACGAGCCGGATGACCGGAAGGTGGCGCGTATCCGGATTGAGGACGTGCAGCGGGCGGCCATTGAACTGGGCCGGCGCGAGGATGTGGATTCGGTGTTCATTTCCTGCACCAATGTACGTGCCGCCAGCGTGATTGGCGATATCGAGGCGGAAATCGGCAAGCCGGTGACCTCCTCAAATCATGCAATGGCCTGGCATTGCCTGCGGCTCTCCGGTGTTGCCGACAGCCTCCCCGGCTGGGGCTCCCTGTTTGAACGAGGACTGACATGA
- a CDS encoding acyl-CoA dehydrogenase, which produces MDFNLTPEIEEVRQQIRTFVDQRLIPLESDAASYDDHENINEPLLESLRAETRKLGLWSLSMPTERGGRGFNTVGMAACYEEMNRSIFGPACFNAAPPDDGNMFLLNRVATDAQKEKWLQPIIDGKVRSSIVMTEPAPGSGSDPAGMMRTTAVKKGDKWVVHGHKWYITGAGVADHFLLLARTSDDPRRGLTCFLYHRDQPGWEILRRIPIMGPEEHGGHCELKFDGLEIPDENRLMGVGEGLKAVQIRLGTARLTHCMRWLGLSKRALEIAGEYVAERQAFGTPLGDHEGVQWMLGEAAMGIHTGRLLTMNAAWKLDTGDFARKEVSMAKVAVADILHQSVDTAIQLCGAKGYSKDTILEWMYRYARQARLVDGASEVHKMVLARSFQKEGLDFWAWGDN; this is translated from the coding sequence ATGGATTTCAACCTGACACCAGAGATCGAGGAGGTCCGCCAACAGATCCGGACCTTCGTCGATCAGCGTCTGATCCCACTGGAATCCGATGCGGCTTCGTATGACGACCACGAGAATATCAACGAGCCTCTGCTGGAAAGCCTGCGGGCGGAAACCCGCAAGCTGGGCCTGTGGTCCCTGTCGATGCCGACAGAGCGCGGCGGACGCGGCTTCAACACGGTCGGCATGGCTGCCTGTTACGAGGAAATGAACCGCTCTATCTTCGGCCCCGCCTGCTTCAATGCGGCACCGCCGGATGACGGCAACATGTTCCTGCTGAACCGGGTTGCCACCGACGCACAGAAGGAGAAGTGGCTGCAGCCGATCATCGACGGCAAGGTCCGGTCGTCCATCGTGATGACCGAACCGGCCCCCGGATCAGGTTCAGACCCGGCCGGCATGATGCGGACCACGGCTGTAAAGAAGGGCGACAAATGGGTCGTGCATGGCCATAAATGGTACATCACCGGTGCCGGTGTCGCAGACCATTTCCTGCTGCTGGCCCGCACCTCGGATGATCCCCGACGTGGCCTGACCTGCTTCCTGTACCATCGAGATCAGCCGGGATGGGAAATCCTGCGCCGTATCCCGATCATGGGCCCGGAAGAACATGGCGGCCATTGCGAGCTGAAGTTCGACGGCCTCGAAATTCCGGATGAAAACCGTCTGATGGGCGTCGGTGAAGGCCTGAAAGCTGTCCAGATCCGGCTGGGGACGGCGCGGCTGACCCATTGCATGCGCTGGCTTGGCCTGTCCAAACGGGCGCTGGAAATTGCCGGTGAGTATGTGGCAGAACGGCAGGCATTCGGGACACCGCTCGGCGATCATGAGGGTGTGCAGTGGATGCTGGGTGAAGCGGCGATGGGTATCCATACCGGTCGTCTGCTGACCATGAATGCTGCCTGGAAACTCGACACCGGGGACTTCGCCCGCAAGGAAGTCTCCATGGCGAAGGTTGCTGTGGCGGACATCCTGCACCAGTCCGTCGATACCGCGATACAACTGTGCGGTGCGAAAGGCTATTCCAAGGATACGATACTGGAATGGATGTACCGTTATGCCCGGCAGGCCCGGCTGGTCGATGGTGCCTCGGAAGTTCACAAGATGGTCCTGGCCAGATCCTTCCAGAAGGAAGGCCTCGATTTCTGGGCCTGGGGCGACAACTGA
- a CDS encoding RidA family protein, giving the protein MTIERKQTATRMSQIVIHGDTVYLAGQVAKNAPGATVKEQTEDILANIEKLLAEAGTDKTKLLSANIWLSNIQDFAEMNSVWDAWVPEGHAPCRACVEARLASPKFTVEMMIVAAK; this is encoded by the coding sequence ATGACGATTGAACGCAAACAGACTGCCACCCGGATGAGCCAGATTGTTATCCATGGCGATACTGTCTATCTTGCGGGTCAGGTTGCGAAGAATGCACCGGGTGCGACCGTCAAGGAACAGACCGAAGATATTCTCGCAAATATCGAGAAGCTGCTGGCTGAAGCCGGGACCGACAAGACCAAGCTGCTGAGCGCCAATATCTGGCTTTCCAACATTCAGGACTTTGCCGAGATGAACAGCGTGTGGGATGCCTGGGTGCCGGAAGGTCATGCGCCCTGCCGTGCCTGCGTTGAAGCCCGGCTGGCCTCGCCGAAGTTTACCGTCGAAATGATGATCGTCGCGGCGAAGTAA
- a CDS encoding NIPSNAP family protein: MIIDERTYTLHPGKIPEFLELYQAEGYAVQTSHLGEPVGWFWTEIGVLNQIVHLWGYENMADREKRRAGMAADPKWQAYLKKASPYFREMQNRILIPAPFSPIK, from the coding sequence ATGATTATCGACGAACGTACCTACACCCTGCATCCGGGCAAAATTCCTGAGTTCCTGGAACTTTATCAGGCTGAAGGCTATGCCGTTCAGACCAGCCATCTGGGCGAGCCGGTGGGCTGGTTCTGGACCGAAATCGGCGTCCTGAACCAGATTGTCCATCTCTGGGGTTACGAGAACATGGCCGATCGCGAGAAACGCCGCGCCGGTATGGCCGCTGATCCGAAATGGCAGGCCTATCTCAAGAAGGCATCCCCCTATTTCCGCGAGATGCAGAACCGCATTCTCATTCCGGCCCCCTTCTCACCGATAAAGTAA
- a CDS encoding SDR family oxidoreductase has product MSNLFDLTGKTALVTGASGVLGAHFARVLATAGASVALAARRTDRLESLADDITAAGGSAFSVSMDVTDATSVEAAFAGIAAALGPVDILVNNSGIAKTAPALSLSDDDWTSVVDVNLNGAFRCAQSAARQMKQNGGGVIINIASILSFRVTAQVPAYAATKAGLVQMTHALALEWARDNIRVNALAPGYIATDINSDFFASPAGEAMIKRIPQRRLGQPADLDGPLLLLASDASAYMTGSVITADGGHLQSTL; this is encoded by the coding sequence TTGTCCAATCTATTCGACCTGACCGGGAAAACCGCCCTGGTCACCGGTGCCTCGGGTGTTCTCGGCGCACATTTCGCCCGCGTTCTGGCAACCGCCGGTGCCTCTGTCGCACTGGCCGCAAGACGGACCGACCGGCTGGAAAGCCTCGCTGACGACATTACCGCAGCGGGTGGCAGCGCATTTTCCGTCAGTATGGATGTGACCGATGCCACCTCGGTAGAAGCCGCCTTTGCCGGTATTGCTGCCGCATTGGGGCCGGTTGATATTCTCGTCAACAATTCCGGTATCGCAAAGACCGCACCGGCGCTTTCACTGTCTGATGATGACTGGACATCGGTTGTCGATGTCAATCTCAACGGTGCGTTCCGCTGTGCGCAGTCCGCGGCCCGGCAGATGAAGCAGAATGGCGGCGGGGTCATCATCAATATCGCCTCCATCCTGTCATTCCGGGTAACCGCGCAGGTGCCGGCCTATGCCGCAACCAAGGCCGGGCTGGTACAGATGACACATGCGCTAGCGCTGGAATGGGCCCGCGACAATATCCGGGTCAATGCCCTCGCACCGGGCTATATCGCGACGGACATCAACAGCGACTTCTTTGCCTCCCCCGCCGGGGAAGCCATGATCAAACGTATCCCGCAACGCCGCCTTGGCCAGCCCGCTGATCTGGACGGGCCTTTGCTGTTGCTGGCTTCCGACGCATCCGCCTATATGACCGGCAGCGTCATCACCGCTGACGGCGGTCATCTGCAATCAACTCTCTAG
- a CDS encoding DUF1028 domain-containing protein produces MTFSIAARCARTGQIGTAVTSSSIAVAARCAWLRSGVGAVMTQNITDPALGPVLLDRLAAGEAPQAALDEVVRTTAAITYRQLTVIDMAGQTARYSGDMTLGVNVSAAGENCVAAGNLLDNDGVPAAMVATFTGSDAGLPLAERLMLSLEAGMFAGGEAGPVHSAGLKVCGDPVWPIVDLRADWAEDEGVTALRSLWNAYEPQMQDYITRAGDPASAPAYGVPGDDG; encoded by the coding sequence ATGACATTTTCCATTGCGGCACGCTGTGCCCGGACCGGACAGATCGGCACAGCGGTCACTTCTTCCTCCATCGCCGTGGCGGCGCGTTGTGCCTGGCTGCGTTCAGGTGTTGGTGCGGTGATGACCCAGAACATCACCGACCCGGCGCTGGGCCCGGTCCTGCTCGACCGGCTGGCAGCGGGCGAGGCACCGCAGGCCGCGCTGGACGAGGTCGTGAGAACTACAGCCGCCATTACCTATCGTCAGTTGACGGTGATTGATATGGCAGGCCAGACCGCCCGCTATTCCGGTGACATGACACTGGGTGTGAACGTGTCCGCAGCCGGTGAGAATTGTGTGGCCGCCGGTAATCTGCTGGATAATGACGGTGTGCCCGCCGCCATGGTCGCGACCTTCACCGGATCAGATGCCGGTCTGCCGCTGGCGGAACGTCTGATGCTGTCCCTGGAAGCCGGAATGTTTGCCGGTGGCGAGGCTGGTCCGGTGCATTCCGCCGGTCTGAAAGTCTGTGGTGATCCGGTCTGGCCGATTGTCGACCTTCGGGCGGACTGGGCGGAAGACGAGGGCGTCACGGCCTTGCGGTCGCTGTGGAATGCCTATGAGCCGCAGATGCAGGATTACATCACCCGTGCCGGCGATCCGGCAAGCGCGCCGGCTTATGGTGTGCCGGGCGACGACGGCTGA
- a CDS encoding UTRA domain-containing protein: MATAPPRCANFESGGQNGKGWILGQNKSSRLRDDNGTGAVGVIPLYHRVYTILSQQIREGQFNAETPLPGEQQIASMYGVSRVTVRKALQRLEQEGRIIRQRGRGTFPIMDRQRPPVGKLADQMTIMQDTDSQVLLYEWAGATPDIAQGLKIRQGDRTLRVDRLRMRNRIPLAMGCSWVAERAGKLLDEDSVSQAPIVELLRERGLAPGIVEQRITATLADAALSTGLQVAPGSPLILMQRIVYDIDSNPIIFIRSHYRPDRYSYLVTLFPDQDGPTPRWVEIE, encoded by the coding sequence GTGGCGACAGCCCCGCCCCGCTGTGCTAATTTCGAGTCGGGAGGGCAGAATGGAAAGGGTTGGATATTGGGCCAGAACAAAAGCAGCCGGTTACGGGACGACAATGGCACGGGTGCCGTCGGCGTCATCCCGCTTTATCATCGTGTCTATACCATTCTGAGCCAGCAAATCCGCGAAGGGCAGTTCAATGCAGAAACACCTCTGCCGGGCGAACAGCAGATTGCCAGCATGTATGGCGTATCACGGGTAACCGTCCGCAAGGCCCTGCAAAGGCTTGAACAGGAAGGCCGGATTATCCGGCAGCGCGGCCGTGGCACCTTCCCGATCATGGACAGACAGCGCCCCCCGGTCGGCAAACTGGCCGATCAGATGACCATCATGCAGGACACCGACAGCCAGGTTCTGCTCTATGAATGGGCAGGGGCGACACCCGATATTGCCCAGGGTCTCAAAATCAGACAGGGAGACCGCACCCTGCGGGTTGACCGGCTGCGGATGCGTAACCGCATCCCGCTGGCAATGGGCTGTTCCTGGGTGGCCGAACGTGCCGGCAAACTGCTGGATGAAGACAGCGTCAGCCAGGCCCCCATCGTCGAGCTGTTGCGCGAACGCGGACTGGCGCCCGGGATCGTCGAACAGCGCATCACCGCAACCCTGGCCGATGCCGCCCTGTCCACCGGCCTGCAGGTTGCACCGGGTTCGCCACTGATCCTGATGCAGCGCATCGTCTATGATATTGATTCCAATCCGATCATCTTTATCCGCTCGCATTACCGGCCGGACCGGTACAGCTATCTGGTGACGCTTTTCCCGGATCAGGACGGGCCGACACCGCGCTGGGTGGAAATCGAATAA
- a CDS encoding EamA family transporter, with protein MDAWVPITIAGAFFQNLRSALQKHLKGKLTDFGSAYARFCYAVPLAVIYCWLILHFQDADLPPMEGRFLFFVTAGALLQMLFTWMLIWLFSFSNFAVGTTYSKTETIQIAVFGYLIIGDTMSLWSILAIVISAAGLMALSVARSTVTVKTLFTSLGSKPALVGIATGAMLGSCVVCFRAAALSLPEGDVYVRSAVTLALTLIIQTVLGAVWLILREPGQLTAVLKNWRWGGAVGVSGVFASIFWFIAMTMQNAAYVRAVGQIELVFTFIASYFIFKERTNRIELLGIGLIVAGIVIILLLG; from the coding sequence ATGGACGCCTGGGTTCCGATCACGATTGCCGGTGCATTTTTCCAGAACCTGCGGTCGGCACTGCAAAAGCATCTGAAAGGCAAGCTGACCGATTTCGGCTCTGCCTATGCACGGTTTTGCTATGCCGTCCCGCTCGCGGTCATCTATTGCTGGCTGATTTTGCATTTTCAGGATGCTGACCTGCCGCCGATGGAAGGTCGGTTTCTGTTCTTCGTCACTGCCGGCGCCCTGCTGCAGATGCTGTTCACCTGGATGCTGATCTGGCTGTTCTCGTTCAGTAATTTTGCTGTCGGGACAACCTATTCAAAGACGGAAACCATCCAGATTGCGGTGTTCGGATATCTGATCATCGGCGACACGATGAGCCTGTGGTCGATCCTCGCAATCGTTATCAGCGCCGCCGGGCTGATGGCTCTGTCGGTCGCCCGCTCGACCGTGACCGTGAAAACGCTCTTTACCAGTCTGGGCAGTAAACCGGCACTTGTCGGGATCGCCACCGGGGCAATGCTGGGCAGTTGTGTGGTTTGCTTCCGGGCTGCTGCACTGTCGCTGCCGGAGGGCGATGTCTATGTCAGGTCTGCGGTTACCCTGGCCCTGACCCTGATTATTCAGACTGTACTCGGTGCTGTCTGGCTGATCCTGCGCGAACCGGGACAGCTGACCGCCGTTCTGAAAAACTGGCGCTGGGGTGGCGCGGTCGGGGTCAGCGGTGTGTTTGCCTCGATCTTCTGGTTCATTGCCATGACCATGCAGAACGCCGCTTATGTCCGGGCCGTCGGTCAGATCGAACTGGTGTTCACCTTTATCGCCAGCTATTTCATCTTCAAGGAACGAACGAACCGGATCGAGCTGCTTGGCATCGGCCTGATCGTCGCCGGGATCGTCATCATCCTGCTGCTTGGCTGA
- a CDS encoding phosphotransferase, with the protein MDETALKQLSDWLGQSLEQQVTVTAASKLTGGAIQENWLIGTDSAGDLVLRTDAPSGVATSHSREQEFTLLQIAYEAGVTVPEPLAFCTDLAVIGKPFAVMRRIGGTALGHRLVRDPVIAETGDRLAENLGRELARLHRVKPPRPGLDFLTPVQDHPAADRIALYRRYLDELPEPQPILEWVIRRLELTMKPADDICLIHCDFRTGNYMVEEGKLTGILDWEFAGWGDAYEDIGWFCARCWRFGSDREAGGIGSREAFYRGYESESGKQIDRDSVPWWEVMATVRWAVIALQQGMRHISGEEPSLELALTGRRIGELELDMLMQLKSMGELA; encoded by the coding sequence ATGGACGAAACAGCCCTCAAGCAACTTTCAGACTGGCTCGGGCAATCGCTCGAGCAACAGGTCACGGTTACCGCCGCCAGCAAGCTTACCGGCGGCGCCATTCAGGAAAACTGGCTGATCGGAACCGACAGCGCAGGGGATCTGGTATTGCGGACCGACGCCCCGTCCGGCGTCGCAACATCGCACAGCCGTGAGCAGGAGTTCACCCTGCTCCAGATTGCCTATGAGGCAGGTGTCACCGTACCGGAGCCGCTGGCGTTCTGCACCGACCTCGCCGTGATCGGCAAACCCTTCGCAGTGATGCGACGGATCGGCGGCACCGCACTTGGTCACCGGCTGGTTCGTGATCCGGTGATTGCAGAAACCGGCGACCGGCTTGCAGAAAACCTCGGCAGGGAACTGGCCCGCCTGCACAGGGTAAAACCTCCCCGTCCCGGTCTCGACTTTCTGACCCCGGTTCAGGACCATCCGGCGGCCGACCGCATTGCACTCTATCGCCGTTACCTCGACGAGTTGCCGGAACCACAGCCGATTCTGGAATGGGTGATCCGGCGCCTCGAACTGACCATGAAACCCGCCGATGATATCTGCCTGATCCACTGTGATTTCCGGACCGGAAACTACATGGTCGAAGAGGGAAAACTGACTGGTATTCTGGACTGGGAGTTTGCCGGCTGGGGTGACGCTTATGAGGATATCGGCTGGTTCTGTGCCCGCTGCTGGCGCTTTGGATCAGACCGGGAAGCCGGTGGCATTGGCTCACGCGAAGCCTTTTATCGCGGATATGAGTCAGAAAGCGGGAAACAAATCGATCGTGACAGCGTTCCCTGGTGGGAGGTCATGGCAACCGTCCGCTGGGCCGTGATCGCCCTGCAACAGGGCATGCGCCATATCTCCGGTGAAGAACCGTCACTGGAGCTGGCATTGACCGGCAGACGGATAGGAGAGCTTGAACTGGATATGCTGATGCAGCTGAAAAGCATGGGAGAACTGGCATGA